CACTGATCGAACGGCTCACTCGGCATCAGCGGCGTCCGTCGATCGGACGGTCAACACGGGGATCTCGACCGTTCGGATCAGGCGCTCGGCGACGCTGCCAAGCACGAGTCGGTCCAGACCCTTCCGTCCGTGGGTGCCGAGGACGAGCAGATCCACGTCACACTCCTCGATCGTCGACCGGATCTCCTCGTGTGGAACCCCAGAAACGATTTGCTCGGTCGTCGAGACCCCATCCGACTCCGCGGCCGTCGTTACCGCAGAGACCGCGCGCTGGCCGTCCTGTTCGAGTACGTTTTGGACCGGAAGGTTCTGTCCGAGCTTCGTGTCTACGACGTACAGCGTGTGGAGCGTCGCCTCATATCGGCGGGCGAGTGCGATCGCGTGTTCGATCGCAGCGGCCGAACCGGCGGTACCGTCCGTCGCAACGAGGATATCCGTGTAGTCGCTCGACCGAGGGGGATCGGTCAACCGGTCGGTCAACACCGGTACGGTTGCCGTTCGGACGACCGACGTGGTGACGCTTCCGAGCAGATACTGACCCAACCCCGTCCGTCCGTGGGTTCCCATTGCGATCAGATCAGCGTGTTCATCCGCATACGAAACGATCTCGTGCGCCGGAACACCCTCCCGAACGGCTTCCACGACAGTCACGTCGTAGTCGGACGACCGTGATTGTACCGCTGCTGTCGCCTGATTGGCCGTCTCAGTGCGCGACTCCCGAACCGACTTCAGGAGTGACACGTTGGTGTCTAACTCCTTTATGATCCCTACGTCCACCACCGACAAGGCGTGAACGGTGGCGTCATACCGCTCGGCCAGCGCGAGTCCGTGGGTGATCGCCCCCTCGATTCCCTCGCTTCCATCGGTCGGAATGAGCACGTCACTGTACATGTATTGGAGTTGGATCGTCATCGGCTTAACGTGTCATGAGTCCTCACGCATTCACTATGTGATCGACACCGAACACTCCAGTCCAGTTACGCCCCTGTGGCATCGCTGACCGCGAGTTCGATGCCGAAGCCGACGATCGTCGTTCCAGCGTCCCATCGGATCGCGTCGGACGCCCGTGGGTGGGTTGCCAGCACGGTTTTGATCTGACTCGATGTGACCGCGAGCACGCCGAACAACAACAGTGTGAGCGCGGCGTACAACCCTCCCAGCAGTGCCATATCCAGCCACGCGTTCGTTCCGGGTGCGACGAACTGCGGGAGAAATGCGAGGAAAAACACCGCGACCTTCGGATTCAGCGTGTTGATCACGACGCCGCGCCAATACCCCCCTTCGGTGTCGTCGGTGTCGTCGGTGTCACCGGCTCGAAGCTCGAACGCCGATTCCTGTCGGAGGGTTTTGACGCCGAGATACAACAGATACACCGCCCCAGTGTATTTGACCACGGAGTAGGCGACAGCGGACGTGCGGAGGATCGCAGACAGCCCGAGTACGGCGCCGCTCGTGTGTATCAAGATTCCAGTGCAGATACCGAGTGCGGACGACAAGCCAGACCACGGCCCGCCGCTGATGCTCTGTGTGAGTACGTAAATCAGATCCGGTCCCGGCACCACGATCAACGCCACTGCGACCGGAACGAACACCGAAAGGGTTGACAACCCCACACTAATGTCGATCATAATGGATACACTCGGTCAGGTGATCGCTGACGATCAGCATAAAGCCATTCGGTTCCAGAAACAGTTCGATCTGACTGCGGTGGATCGACGGGAGCTACAGCCCGAGCCGGAGGGTTGCGTTCGCACAGAGCGCAGCGGCCGGAACGAACAGGACAATGACGAGGGTCTCGATCGCGCTGGCCCATCCTCCAAGGGTGACGGCGCTGCCGACGACGATGCCAGAGAGGCTTGCGAATCCGATGTAAACCGTTCGAATCAGACCGAACCCGGTGCCTTGCTCGTCGTTGGCCAGCAGATCGATGGCCCGCGACTGGACCGGTGAATTCCACCCCATGCCGACGCCGAGGCAGACGACGGCCCCCGAGATCGTCAGCGTCGTCTCTCCGGTGAGCAGACCGAGCAGACCGACCGTCCCGACGAGGAGGCTTCCGACCGTCACGGGGTCGCGTCCCAACCGATCGGAGAGCCAGCCGGCAACTGGTTGAGCGACGGCCACCACGACGAAGTACAATGTGAACAGTATCCCGGCGACTGCCGAAGAGAGCCCCACGTATGCCCGGAGGATGTACGGCAGAAACGAGAACGTCGCCACGTCGACGAACTGGGCAAAGCTGGCGATGGCGGCGGTGAACGCCACTGGCGGGCGGGACAACAGCGACCGTAGCCGGGAGGGCTGTAACTGTTCGCGGATCGATCGGTCTGGGCGGTTCGGCGTGCGCGTGCGTACGAACAGTGCGAACCCCGCGGTCAACGGCACCACGAGGGCCGCGCTGGCGAGGGGCACGGCCTGCCAGCCGTAAGTGACGCTAAGGAACGTGACCACCGGTCCCGTGAGACCGACGACCTGCGCGCCGACTCGGTGGATCCCGATCGCGCGGCCGGTGTGTTCGAACAGGTCTGACAGCAGTGCCGTGGCGGGACTGTAATACGCCCCGGTGACAGCTCCGATGATGCTCATGCCCACAACGATGGCTCCGCCGACGGGGGCGACCAGGAGCACCAGACTCGCTACCCCTGTCAGTCCGAGGGCGGCGATGATTACCCGCCGTTCGCCGAATCGGTCGCTCAGTACCCCGCTGGGGAGTTGAGACAGCGCGTAGGTGACTGTACTCGCCGTGACTGCCACCCCGATGGTGAACACGGACGTGCCGAGCGCGGTCTCGATGTCTGGAAAGACGAGCGACAACGCGAACTCGATGAATCGAACGCCGAAATACGCCAGCACACACAGCAACAGGACAGTGTGGCGATACCGCCACCGACCGATCTCGCTCATCTCCGCCGATGATCACTCCATCGGTTTAATAAATTTCCCAACATATATGGGGGTGTTCGAACGGGTCGTTCCTACCGGTGAACGAACTCCTATACCAGACCAGAGAGTATCGGGTACTCTATGTCTCGCGTTCCAAATCCCATCCGACTGGTTGTGCTCTGTGTCGGTCGCGCGCTCGTTCGTGTTGGATTAGTTAGCAACGAGCGCGCGCGTCGAATTGCGGAGCTAGCGTGGCCCCGTATCGTCACCGGCGTGGCCCGGATGTCGAAAAACGCGGTCGACGTGGCGATGGTCGGCGTTGCGCTCGGCTCCACGGCGATCGCGGGCGTCGGGCTGGCTGGTCCATACTGGGGACTGGCGTTTGCAGCCGGTGGCGGGCTTGCCGCTGGCACGATCGCGCTCGTCTCACAGCGGTTCGGTGCCGAGGAACTCGACGAACTCGGTCAAGCGGTCCGGACGAGCGTCCTGATCGTCGTCGGTCTCACGGTTCCGATCTCGATCGTGTTCTTTCTGTTTCCGGCCGAACTGATCTCACTGCTCAGCGACGACGCAGCAGTGATCGACTTCGGCGCGTCGTATCTCCGATACGTGGGGCTTGGCGTTCCGTTCGCGGGGTTGAACCTCATCGGAAGCCGCGTATTCATCGGGATCGATGACGCGTGGACGCCGATGATCGTCCGTTCGGGCGGTGCGATCTCGAATCTCTTGCTCAACGCCGTCTTGATCCTTGGGCTGCATCTCGGTGTCGTCGGTGCAGCGATCGGCACCGTCGCCTCGAACGTGCTCGTAACCGGGACATTCGCGCTGTTGCTTCTCAACGGGCGCGTCCCCGGAGGGCGAGAGCTTCCGATCCGGATCGATCCGTTCGGACCGTATCTCAACGCCAACCTTGGGAAACAGCTGTTAGAGATCGGCGTTCCCGTCATTGGCCGTAACCTCGTCTGGACGGTCGCGGAGTTCCCGATGCTGGCGATCCTCGCGTTGTTCGGATCGGAGGTCGTTGCGGCGTTCGTCATCGCCCGGCGGATCTGGGGACTGATGAACACACCGGGGTGGGGTTTCGGTCTCGCCGCCAGCAGTCTCGTCGGACAAACTCTTGGCCGGGGCGACGAGACGGCAGCCGAAGCGTACGGACGGGAGATCGTCCGGTTTGCGGTCGCAGTGTATCTCCTGTCAGCAATTGTGGTGTTTCTGTTTACCGAACCGATCGTCATGAGCTTCGTCAGCGGTCCAGACGACCCTTCAGTTCCGATCGCGGTGTCGCTCGTCTCCGTCGCGTGTATCGCGGTCGTCCTCCAAGGCGTTTCGGGAGGCGCTGCTGGACTCCTCGACGCCAGCGGTGATACGCAGTGGACCTTTTTCAGCCAGGCGTTAGGGATGTTCTGCTGTTCGATTCCGCTCACGTACCTCGGAGCCACTACCTCGCTCGGTCTCACCGGCGTGTATCTCGCGTTCGTCGCGGAAACAGCGATTCCGGCAGTCCTCAACTACTACCGGTTCGTTTCGAACACGTGGAAGGAAGTCAGCCGGGATTATCGTGTCGACACTAGGGTGGCTGATGATTGAGGCTGTACGACCGAATCGACAATGGCGACGTGGTTAGTGCGTTCATGTTTTCCGTCCTCGACAGTCACGATCATGCGATCGCCAAATCCTTATGACAGATAAAATATTTGTTGAACGTTGCTAGTTGGCGTTCTCTCGAACAGATATGTAACCGAAACATCGCTCATCGAAGCCAAAAGATCCATGGGCCAACCCGACGTTGCGCCCACGTGGTCGACCGAATCTACAGTATAGATTCAACACGGATAGTTGCAATGATCTTTGTTATTTTAATTCATACAGACCTATTTGAGGGAATGGGTGCATACGGGAATATAGCTAATTTCATTATAGAAACCTCCGCGCGGTTTGCCGTCCCATTCTTTTTCATGACGTCTGGGTATTTTTTTGCAGCCAAGGTATCTCATAGCAATGTCACCGAGTATTTCTTTCGTCGGGTAGCGAGGATCTCTTCGATCTACGTGTTTGGGATACTGCTCACCGCCCCCGTGTTCCTCACGGACGCCATCGTGCGCGCACACATCGAGCATCGAAGCGTCGTGAACAGCGCCATACACGAAATGGCGGGTTTCATTTCTCCACTAGAACTGATATACTACGGCGATTCGGTCTCCGAAATCCTGTGGTTTCTGCCAGCACTGCTGTTCTCATTGTCTCTAATATATCTATTCATCAAATTCGACAAAACGAAATATTTGATCCCAGTCTCGCTCGGAATTCACGTCGTCGGTCTCTTGGGCGGGAGCTATACGATGTTTGTAGACGTTCCGTTTCGAAACAGGGATGCGCTATTCTTCGGATTCTTTTATACTAGTCTCGGCTATTACCTTGCCACACACGACTGGCAACCGACCACCGAGCGAAGCAGGCTGTATCTCGGAGCGACCGTTCTCTTCGGAGTGCTCCACATCGCAGAGCGATACCTGCTGGGATACGTTTTGACCGATCGGACGTTTGCTCACGGCGTCTACTCGCCGAGCTACACGATCATAACCGTTCTGGTGACCGTTTCGTTGTTCCTCTTTCTCCTCTCGCGGCCGACGCTTGGGAAATCCACCTCGTTGCCGTCGCTCGGAAAGTACGCTGTCGGTGTGTACGTGGTCCATCCGTCCGTTTTATTCGTTTTGCAAAATGGAAGCGCTGTTTTGAGCGTAGCCGGATACGAGATCGAAAACACGATCGTGTGGCATCTCACATTGACCCCTGCAACCTTCGTTGGGGCGTTGCTCATCTACGTCGTGGTCGACGAACTAGGATTGATCGAAATCGGTGGAAGCCACCTCCCACGATCGGACCGGTTTCGGGTGTGGTGAGGTTCCTACCCGGTGTGATTCGTTTGTGCGCTCGATCAGACGTCTCCGAGTTGTCGTCGTTTCCGCATGAGATAGAGGAAATACGGTCCTCCGATGAGACCTGTAACGACACCGACAGGAAGCTGTTGGTTAGTCGCACCGGCCAGTATCGGAAGTCCGAGACGAGCACCGACGTCGGCGATGACCATCAACGCAGGGCCGGCAAACAGACACCCGACGATCAACTTTTTGTGGTCGTTTCCGACGATGGTTCGGACCAGATGGGGGACGATTAGTCCGACGAAGCTGACGACGCCCGCGACCGCAATGCTCACAGCGGCGGCGAGCACAGCCACACCCGAGAGCGCAAAGCGAACCCGTTCGACGGACATTCCTAGTGATTTCGCGGTTCGTTGACCGAGCAAAAGCACGTTCAAC
The sequence above is drawn from the Halocatena salina genome and encodes:
- a CDS encoding universal stress protein is translated as MTIQLQYMYSDVLIPTDGSEGIEGAITHGLALAERYDATVHALSVVDVGIIKELDTNVSLLKSVRESRTETANQATAAVQSRSSDYDVTVVEAVREGVPAHEIVSYADEHADLIAMGTHGRTGLGQYLLGSVTTSVVRTATVPVLTDRLTDPPRSSDYTDILVATDGTAGSAAAIEHAIALARRYEATLHTLYVVDTKLGQNLPVQNVLEQDGQRAVSAVTTAAESDGVSTTEQIVSGVPHEEIRSTIEECDVDLLVLGTHGRKGLDRLVLGSVAERLIRTVEIPVLTVRSTDAADAE
- a CDS encoding LysE family translocator, which encodes MIDISVGLSTLSVFVPVAVALIVVPGPDLIYVLTQSISGGPWSGLSSALGICTGILIHTSGAVLGLSAILRTSAVAYSVVKYTGAVYLLYLGVKTLRQESAFELRAGDTDDTDDTEGGYWRGVVINTLNPKVAVFFLAFLPQFVAPGTNAWLDMALLGGLYAALTLLLFGVLAVTSSQIKTVLATHPRASDAIRWDAGTTIVGFGIELAVSDATGA
- a CDS encoding MFS transporter, with translation MSEIGRWRYRHTVLLLCVLAYFGVRFIEFALSLVFPDIETALGTSVFTIGVAVTASTVTYALSQLPSGVLSDRFGERRVIIAALGLTGVASLVLLVAPVGGAIVVGMSIIGAVTGAYYSPATALLSDLFEHTGRAIGIHRVGAQVVGLTGPVVTFLSVTYGWQAVPLASAALVVPLTAGFALFVRTRTPNRPDRSIREQLQPSRLRSLLSRPPVAFTAAIASFAQFVDVATFSFLPYILRAYVGLSSAVAGILFTLYFVVVAVAQPVAGWLSDRLGRDPVTVGSLLVGTVGLLGLLTGETTLTISGAVVCLGVGMGWNSPVQSRAIDLLANDEQGTGFGLIRTVYIGFASLSGIVVGSAVTLGGWASAIETLVIVLFVPAAALCANATLRLGL
- a CDS encoding MATE family efflux transporter, translating into MSRVPNPIRLVVLCVGRALVRVGLVSNERARRIAELAWPRIVTGVARMSKNAVDVAMVGVALGSTAIAGVGLAGPYWGLAFAAGGGLAAGTIALVSQRFGAEELDELGQAVRTSVLIVVGLTVPISIVFFLFPAELISLLSDDAAVIDFGASYLRYVGLGVPFAGLNLIGSRVFIGIDDAWTPMIVRSGGAISNLLLNAVLILGLHLGVVGAAIGTVASNVLVTGTFALLLLNGRVPGGRELPIRIDPFGPYLNANLGKQLLEIGVPVIGRNLVWTVAEFPMLAILALFGSEVVAAFVIARRIWGLMNTPGWGFGLAASSLVGQTLGRGDETAAEAYGREIVRFAVAVYLLSAIVVFLFTEPIVMSFVSGPDDPSVPIAVSLVSVACIAVVLQGVSGGAAGLLDASGDTQWTFFSQALGMFCCSIPLTYLGATTSLGLTGVYLAFVAETAIPAVLNYYRFVSNTWKEVSRDYRVDTRVADD
- a CDS encoding acyltransferase, with protein sequence MVDRIYSIDSTRIVAMIFVILIHTDLFEGMGAYGNIANFIIETSARFAVPFFFMTSGYFFAAKVSHSNVTEYFFRRVARISSIYVFGILLTAPVFLTDAIVRAHIEHRSVVNSAIHEMAGFISPLELIYYGDSVSEILWFLPALLFSLSLIYLFIKFDKTKYLIPVSLGIHVVGLLGGSYTMFVDVPFRNRDALFFGFFYTSLGYYLATHDWQPTTERSRLYLGATVLFGVLHIAERYLLGYVLTDRTFAHGVYSPSYTIITVLVTVSLFLFLLSRPTLGKSTSLPSLGKYAVGVYVVHPSVLFVLQNGSAVLSVAGYEIENTIVWHLTLTPATFVGALLIYVVVDELGLIEIGGSHLPRSDRFRVW